The region CTGTGGTGCGAGACGTGGTGCAGCAGCGAGACGCTGCAGTACGCCAAAACGATCGATCTGTGCAACAATCCGCTCACGAAGGAAGCGAAGCTAACGGCCGCCCAGCGGATTGTGCCCGAGTGGAAGGATTACGATGCCGAAATCAAGCGGTTACAGGCGAAGGCGGACGAGATTGAGCACGCTGGCGGCGAGGCTGGCGAGCAGGAGACCAGCAGCTCCGGACAACATTCCACCGGTGGTGAGTTTCGAGGCACGGGATGATGGAATCATTTAAAATAGAATTATTGCTGATGATCTTTCTTCATTTCCCTTTGCGACATCGTAGGTTTAGCAGAAGAGCAGGAAGATATAACGAGGTCGAAGCATACGGAGCTGTGATCGACGTGAATGCGTGTGGCATCACCGTaggtttcccctttttggtgttcgCTACCGATCGGCAGCTCGATCTTCTCTCCCAACCACTGCTGCTCATCCGATTGCCATCGTGAACAAGGTTTAGGCGAACAAAGAATAAAGTTTACGAGAAAAAGTCAAACATCTTGTCCTGTTCTTTACCTTGATGCACTAGAAATAAGGGTTTGgcattatttttttcatttctcaacGGCGCTTTTGGTCTTATGGTagtttaaattgttttattaaGCCCATTAGCGTCATCTAGCACTTCCGGGACAGTCTTGGCGGTGATTAACTTATCTATAAACCCCTTGGAACGATCCAAGCGTTACAATGTATGCCACTGAGACGCGCGCCAGCTGTATGCGCACAATGTTCAATCATCACGTTCAATCGGATTACACTCTGCTCGGACGACAGTCCGGACAGTAACCGTAGGTGCGCATCCATACCATCACACAGCACCGATGGAACGTGTGACCGCACAGGGCCACCATTCGCTGACTCGCATCAATATCGTGCGTGCAAATCGTGCACTCGTCGGTCCTACGGATCAAAACCGGGTAAACGAAATCTAGAGACCCATTCCAGGCAAGAGGATACCCCAGGTACACCCGTCCTTACCGATTTCCGTTGAGGTAGTTTCGTTCCAGCAGCTTGCTTTCCAGCGTAAACGCGGCACCCAGCAACGCGCACCACATACGCATAGGACCGGGCGTAGATGTGATGCTACCCCCGCACCGCGAACTTTTCAAACTTCTTCGTTCCATCGCAGGATCTGGCCAGCAAACAACCGTTGACTTTGTCGCAGTTTGGACAcgttctttccttctttttttctagaAACCAATCGATCACTGCAGCAGATCACACACCGTCCGAGCGAACTTTGATGTATTGCAAGGGTGCATCATGGCACAGCAGGACCTTT is a window of Anopheles aquasalis chromosome 2, idAnoAquaMG_Q_19, whole genome shotgun sequence DNA encoding:
- the LOC126572374 gene encoding uncharacterized protein LOC126572374 yields the protein MERRSLKSSRCGGSITSTPGPMRMWCALLGAAFTLESKLLERNYLNGNRTDECTICTHDIDASQRMVALCGHTFHRCCVMVWMRTYGYCPDCRPSRV